The following are from one region of the Silene latifolia isolate original U9 population chromosome 9, ASM4854445v1, whole genome shotgun sequence genome:
- the LOC141602056 gene encoding uncharacterized protein LOC141602056: MAWNCRGLNNVLAPAIQKIRALCRANNNLDFVFLSETKCSVRSVDVLLRPLGFQCSVGCDADGTKGGLWVGWKPSSKLKCVFISCNLIILVVNQCMGSIWYLCCVYGDPNHAGRNVVWDMFDQQLARLDKPFLLFGDFNQVEFSSDKLGGSSQGIRGADLFTYWKNKNCLMDIPFKGPKFTWCNNRESSQRIYERIDKGYASVDWISFFPNTFIKHLPIQISDHAPIIIDTNMTMPMKRKVYRLEAWCFNYEECGVIVKQNWCWKDRGDDANALCGKLCRVKNALRIWACNKKDEWSLKWSEFDKELKCQLYEIEKGGDCDKYISCHKKLMEFSKAAGIYWKQRVKIKWQCEGDICTKYFFNWVKGRSGANTILGIKKNSNEWTFDLKEIGGLFLNHFKSIYNCDQEVENFEHYMSAHGYLLDNLRLQISEEEKLELGRDYSKGEVRKAVFQLGPLKSPGPDGIHAAFYQKYWAVVKDDVVKGALFILNTGGGGALMVHFWWRGAEDRKAVHWCSKEFLSKPVGEGGLGIRNVVCFNQALVAKVAWRVFFDTNSLISKTIGPKLGFIDSMTDLSLCGVPNTSSWALKSLYWGLELIMANIGWKVGFPSKLRVWNDSWIEGNCLSQLIDSQFHDRIDNSLLEGEQQSASRDWDLSRFDFDLGVEIRKKILATFIPLRNTCDAAYWKLSKGGRYSVKTGYYAALDSNLSRSSTRADVYRMNPHIVSFCKGRLWKLPISLKWRLFIWKFLANALPLGIGFLKRKLDYNIFCTLCQSSDNMVETVNHLFMDCRFAQPLWFGCQLGLKVPAGIDIDVRIWFINWINYFVKCDNSRSLIFTLVATLWRIWCCRNERVFRKHCPSPLFALRSVVEDVQGMHEAVEWKTMNSGGSGEVRDLIPADDHHKTDLLGSDMVLNCRNCYPFWIVGQSGCDNVFRMKCDAAWKDDRSAGLGWFILDMYGVRRGEGSHPFMASSPLQAEGFAMLHGLRWARENGILHLHLDTDCLNLVLQMIGAELPDMAISFLLNEIKSEIVYFQCCSLSYCPRGVNRIAHSLAQRALL; this comes from the coding sequence ATGGCCTGGAATTGTAGGGGTTTGAATAACGTGCTCGCCCCTGCAATTCAAAAAATAAGAGCACTATGTAGGGCTAATAATAATTTAGACTTTGTATTTCTTTCTGAAACGAAGTGTAGTGTTAGGTCAGTGGATGTACTTTTGCGCCCCTTGGGCTTTCAATGTTCTGTTGGATGTGACGCAGATGGGACAAAAGGGGGGCTATGGGTGGGATGGAAACCCAGTAGTAAACTTAAGTGTGTTTTTATTAGTTGTAATCTTATTATTCTAGTGGTTAATCAATGTATGGGAAGTATTTGGTACTTGTGTTGTGTGTATGGTGACCCAAATCATGCTGGAAGAAATGTGGTATGGGATATGTTTGATCAACAACTGGCGAGACTTGATAAGCCTTTCTTGCTTTTTGGCGATTTTAATCAGGTGGAATTTTCATCTGATAAATTGGGTGGTAGCAGCCAAGGAATTAGGGGGGCGGATCTTTTTACTTATTGGAAGAACAAAAATTGTCTAATGGACATTCCGTTTAAGGGGCCTAAGTTTACATGGTGTAATAATAGAGAGTCATCGCAACGCATTtatgaaagaattgataaggGTTATGCCTCTGTGGATTGGATATCCTTTTTTCCAAATACTTTTATTAAACATTTACCAATTCAAATTTCTGACCATGCACCCATTATCATTGACACTAATATGACCATGCCTATGAAGAGAAAAGTGTATAGGTTGGAAGCATGGTGTTTTAACTATGAGGAATGTGGTGTTATTGTGAAACAAAATTGGTGTTGGAAGGATAGAGGGGATGATGCAAATGCTCTCTGTGGAAAATTGTGTCGTGTTAAGAATGCATTGAGAATTTGGGCTTGCAATAAGAAGGATGAATGGAGTCTAAAGTGGAGTGAGTTTGATAAGGAACTTAAATGTCAACTTTATGAGATTGAAAAAGGCGGAGATTGTGACAAGTATATCTCTTGTCATAAGAAATTAATGGAGTTCTCAAAAGCTGCTGGTATTTATTGGAAACAGAGGGTTAAGATAAAGTGGCAATGTGAAGGTGATATTTGTACCAAGTATTTCTTCAATTGGGTGAAAGGTCGGTCTGGTGCGAATACAATTCTGGGTATTAAGAAGAATTCGAATGAGTGGACCTTTGATTTAAAAGAGATTGGAGGATTATTTCTTAACCACTTTAAGTCTATTTATAATTGTGATCAAGAAGTTGAAAATTTCGAGCATTATATGAGTGCACATGGTTACTTATTGGACAATCTGAGACTGCAAATTTCTGAAGAGGAAAAACTGGAGCTTGGTCGTGACTATAGTAAGGGTGAGGTGCGTAAGGCAGTCTTTCAGTTGGGTCCGTTGAAGTCTCCGGGTCCGGATGGTATACATGCCGCTTTTTATCAGAAATATTGGGCGGTGGTTAAGGATGATGTGGTGAAAGGGGCCTTATTTATTCTCAACACGGGGGGGGGGGGCGCTTTGATGGTGCATTTTTGGTGGAGGGGTGCTGAGGATAGGAAGGCAGTTCACTGGTGTAGTAAGGAGTTTTTGAGTAAGCCTGTGGGTGAAGGTGGATTGGGTATTCGTAATGTGGTATGCTTCAACCAGGCTCTTGTGGCTAAAGTTGCTTGGAGGGTCTTCTTTGATACTAATAGTTTAATTAGTAAAACCATTGGACCAAAACTAGGTTTTATAGATTCTATGACTGATCTTAGTTTATGTGGGGTTCCTAATACTTCCTCTTGGGCTCTCAAAAGTCTCTATTGGGGTTTGGAGCTTATTATGGCCAATATTGGTTGGAAGGTAGGTTTTCCATCTAAGTTAAGAGTTTGGAATGACAGTTGGATTGAAGGGAATTGTTTGTCTCAGCTTATTGATTCCCAGTTTCATGATCGTATTGATAATTCTCTTCTTGAGGGGGAGCAGCAAAGTGCATCCAGAGATTGGGATCTTTCGCGTTTCGATTTCGATCTGGGCGTGGAAATTAGAAAAAAGATTTTAGCAACTTTCATTCCTTTGAGGAATACTTGTGATGCTGCCTATTGGAAATTGTCTAAGGGTGGTAGGTATTCTGTTAAAACGGGATATTATGCCGCCCTTGATTCCAACTTGAGTAGATCTTCGACTAGGGCTGATGTATATCGGATGAATCCCCATATTGTGTCGTTCTGCAAGGGTAGATTATGGAAGTTGCCGATCTCCTTGAAGTGGCGCCTATTTATATGGAAGTTTTTGGCAAATGCTCTCCCTTTGGGGATTGGTTTTCTTAAGCGAAAGTTGGACTATAATATCTTCTGCACCCTTTGTCAGTCGTCTGATAATATGGTGGAAACAGTCAACCATCTTTTCATGGACTGTAGGTTTGCACAACCCCTTTGGTTCGGTTGTCAGCTTGGCCTGAAAGTTCCAGCTGGGATTGATATTGATGTGAGAATTTGGTTCATTAATTGGATTAATTACTTTGTTAAGTGTGACAATTCCAGATCGCTTATTTTTACCCTTGTGGCTACTTTGTGGCGGATTTGGTGTTGTCGTAATGAAAGGGTGTTCAGGAAGCATTGCCCTTCTCCTTTGTTTGCGTTGAGGAGCGTGGTTGAGGATGTGCAGGGTATGCATGAGGCTGTGGAGTGGAAGACGATGAATTCTGGGGGGTCTGGTGAAGTGAGGGATTTAATCCCAGCTGATGACCATCATAAGACGGATCTCCTTGGGTCGGATATGGTTCTGAATTGTAGAAACTGCTACCCGTTTTGGATTGTGGGACAGTCGGGTTGTGATAATGTCTTCCGTATGAAGTGTGATGCGGCCTGGAAGGATGATAGGAGTGCGGGGCTGGGTTGGTTTATTTTGGATATGTATGGTGTACGACGTGGGGAAGGGTCTCATCCATTTATGGCTTCATCTCCCCTTCAGGCGGAAGGCTTTGCTATGCTACATGGTTTAAGATGGGCTAGGGAGAATGGAATTTTGCACCTCCACTTGGATACGGACTGTCTCAATCTTGTGCTTCAGATGATCGGAGCGGAACTCCCTGATATGGCTATTAGTTTCCTTTTAAATGAAATTAAGTCGGAAATAGTTTATTTTCAATGTTGCTCTCTTAGTTACTGTCCTAGGGGAGTTAATAGAATAGCTCACTCCCTTGCTCAGCGAGCATTGTTGTAG
- the LOC141600340 gene encoding uncharacterized protein LOC141600340, translating into MKYRLLKLLRPDVAWHRRRFFSTAAVRDNPIPTKKTRTQIPKSLRKAMVHDYVTKYRAINEGKFPGVENTRNQVGGCYYTIRAILQELKYDFKDKDSVVQPAGQRNDTSAIKETVDTVLTIAEAEDSGDLFENGVLNEQVLVEKPSPDMTVMESATEDFNLYEKSELPFQRPGLSSKVCVEINKPSGKSPEFTMVPGPLNMKQQDDGSMLPAAEITNEAYQISKCTEIPRCQVITDRATVTDNVKVSAEIGSTNQGGVETGHSQTKLHVSSMVKSNSIPKEVSVNDTIVSEFDQTSTLGVDTMESIRVGDNLNLLEKSSTVEVIKASEMEKSQSCANSSLPSDIGGGDDTWFGGDKSVSPTTSITNGGYSRGTDTKETQEKEIEETLWGNLKSMANRFINIWR; encoded by the exons ATGAAGTACCGGCTTCTGAAACTCCTCCGCCCAG ATGTTGCATGGCATCGTAGGAGGTTTTTCAGTACAGCAGCTGTTCGCGACAATCCCATTCCTACTAAGAAAACTAGGACACAGATTCCTAAATCCCTCAGAAAAGCCATGGTTCATGATTATGTTACCAA ATACAGAGCAATAAACGAGGGAAAATTCCCAGGCGTGGAAAATACTAGGAATCAAGTTGGCGGGTGCTATTATACAATTAGGGCTATTCTTCAGGAGTTGAAATATGATTTCAAGGATAAAGATTCAGTGGTCCAACCAGCAGGTCAAAGAAATGATACATCTGCAATTAAAGAGACTGTGGACACTGTACTCACGATTGCTGAAGCTGAAGACTCTGGAGATTTGTTTGAAAATGGCGTATTGAATGAACAAGTTTTGGTGGAAAAGCCCTCACCTGATATGACAGTAATGGAGTCTGCAACG GAGGATTTCAATCTGTATGAGAAGTCAGAACTTCCTTTTCAACGCCCTGGTTTATCAAGCAAAGTGTGTGTTGAAATCAATAAACCGTCTGGCAAATCTCCTGAATTCACAAT GGTGCCTGGTCCTTTGAATATGAAGCAACAAGATGATGGCTCAATGCTACCAGCTGCTGAGATCACAAATGAAGCTTATCAAATTTCAAAATGTACAGAGATTCCGCGCTGTCAAGTGATCACAGATAGGGCCACTGTTACAGACAATGTTAAGGTATCAGCTGAAATCGGCTCCACCAACCAGGGAGGCGTGGAAACTGGTCATTCCCAGACGAAGTTACATGTGTCAAGTATGGTCAAGAGCAATTCAATACCTAAAGAAGTGTCTGTGAATGATACTATTGTTTCTGAATTTGACCAGACATCTACTCTTGGTGTGGACACCATGGAGAGCATACGAGTAGGAGATAATCTAAATTTGCTGGAGAAGAGCTCAACAGTCGAAGTTATAAAGGCATCAGAAATG GAGAAATCTCAGTCTTGTGCAAATTCATCTCTTCCTTCAGACATTGGTGGCGGGGATGACACGTGGTTTGGTGGTGATAAAAGCGTATCACCTACAACTTCAATAACTAATGGTGGTTATTCAAG GGGAACTGATACAAAGGAGACACAAGAAAAAGAAATTGAAGAGACATTATGGGGAAACCTGAAATCCATGGCGAATCGGTTTATCAACATTTGGCGCTAA